A genomic stretch from Actinomycetota bacterium includes:
- a CDS encoding GTP 3',8-cyclase MoaA, translating into GGWGPARYYRFPGAPGTIGVISPLSHHFCGECNRLRLTADGRLRPCLFSDEELDVRGVLRSGTEDDVCAVIREALSRKPEGHEMRMGTTRRMSQIGG; encoded by the coding sequence CCGGCGGCTGGGGTCCGGCCCGCTACTACCGCTTCCCGGGCGCGCCCGGCACCATCGGGGTGATCTCGCCGCTCTCGCACCACTTCTGCGGGGAGTGCAACCGACTGCGCCTGACCGCCGACGGGCGCCTGCGTCCGTGCCTCTTCTCGGATGAGGAGCTCGACGTGCGCGGAGTGCTGCGTTCCGGCACCGAGGACGACGTCTGCGCGGTCATCCGCGAGGCGCTCTCCCGCAAGCCCGAGGGTCACGAGATGCGCATGGGCACGACCCGGCGCATGTCCCAGATCGGAGGATGA
- the moaC gene encoding cyclic pyranopterin monophosphate synthase MoaC produces MARIDDDPSHLTHVDAAGAARMVDVAGKPVTHRRAVAGAFVRMRPETLAMIAEGRAPKGDVFAAARIAGIMAAKRTSDLIPLCHPLPLTHASVGLSAEADGIRIVATAETDGKTGVEMEALAAASAAALTLYDMCKAVDRGMVVTDLMLLSKEGGASGAWTRGEDS; encoded by the coding sequence ATGGCGCGCATCGACGACGACCCTTCGCACCTCACCCATGTCGACGCCGCAGGCGCGGCGCGCATGGTCGACGTCGCCGGCAAGCCGGTGACGCACCGGCGCGCGGTCGCGGGCGCGTTCGTGCGCATGCGCCCAGAGACGCTCGCCATGATCGCCGAGGGCCGCGCCCCCAAGGGCGACGTGTTCGCGGCTGCCCGCATCGCGGGCATCATGGCGGCCAAGCGCACGAGCGACCTCATCCCGCTGTGCCACCCGCTGCCTCTGACGCACGCGAGCGTCGGACTCTCCGCCGAGGCCGACGGCATCCGGATCGTCGCGACGGCCGAGACCGACGGGAAGACCGGCGTCGAGATGGAGGCGCTGGCCGCCGCGTCGGCGGCGGCGCTCACTCTGTATGATATGTGCAAGGCGGTGGACCGTGGCATGGTCGTCACCGACCTCATGCTGCTGTCCAAGGAGGGTGGCGCTTCCGGCGCCTGGACCCGCGGGGAGGACTCGTGA
- a CDS encoding sulfurase, which yields MSDSAAAPLASGRVVSVNLSARKTVRKTPGTRGTLVLDRGFEGDAHAGDWHRQVSLLAQESIDKMVAAGLSVGAGDFAENVTTVGLDLTALPVGSLLEVGDDVVLEISQIGKVCHTKCAIYYQAGDCVMPREGVFAVVRAAGDVAVGDEVRVVALGDGTCDRTPPAAVRELEEEKAKEAALIERAEKAGFGTGE from the coding sequence GTGAGCGATTCGGCCGCCGCACCGCTCGCGTCCGGGCGCGTGGTCTCCGTGAACCTCTCGGCGAGGAAGACCGTTCGCAAGACGCCCGGCACGCGCGGCACGCTCGTGCTCGATCGCGGCTTCGAGGGCGACGCCCACGCCGGCGACTGGCACCGCCAGGTATCGCTGCTCGCTCAGGAGTCCATCGACAAGATGGTCGCCGCCGGCCTTTCGGTCGGCGCCGGCGACTTCGCCGAGAACGTCACCACCGTCGGCCTCGACCTGACCGCTCTGCCCGTCGGCAGTTTGCTCGAGGTCGGCGATGACGTGGTTCTCGAGATCAGCCAGATCGGCAAGGTGTGTCACACGAAGTGCGCCATCTACTACCAGGCCGGCGACTGCGTGATGCCCCGGGAGGGCGTCTTCGCCGTCGTACGCGCGGCCGGTGACGTGGCAGTAGGCGACGAGGTGCGCGTCGTCGCGCTCGGCGACGGTACGTGCGACCGCACGCCTCCCGCGGCTGTGCGGGAGCTCGAGGAGGAGAAGGCCAAGGAGGCGGCGCTCATCGAGCGCGCCGAGAAGGCCGGCTTCGGGACGGGGGAGTGA